Proteins from a genomic interval of Rhizobium leguminosarum:
- a CDS encoding IS630-like element IS870 family transposase has product MRTGVTFEVSAADRVRLNAIVSAGRSPQKHVWRAKIILMTDEGLGTVAIMEATAKSKTCVWRWQERFMTEGVDGLLRDKSRPPGTAPLEVDLVDRVVALTQEPPTQEATHWTVRAMAKAVGIAASSVVKIWHEHGLAPHRWRSFKLSNDKAFAEKLHDVVGLYVSPPAHAIVLSVDEKSQIQALDRTQPGLPMKKGRAGTMTHDYKRHGTTTLFAALNVLDGSVIGRNMQRHRHQEFIRFLNTIEAQLPKDKAVHVILDNYATHKQPKVRAWLARHPRWTFHFVPTSCSWLNAVEGFFAKLTRRRLRNGVFHSVVDLQAAINRFIKEHNEEPKPFIWKADPDDIIAAVRRGHQVLESNH; this is encoded by the coding sequence ATCTTGATGACCGACGAGGGTCTGGGAACGGTCGCGATCATGGAGGCGACGGCTAAGTCGAAGACCTGCGTCTGGCGTTGGCAGGAGCGCTTCATGACGGAAGGCGTAGACGGCCTTTTGCGCGACAAGAGCCGGCCGCCCGGCACTGCGCCGCTTGAGGTTGATCTTGTCGACCGGGTTGTTGCTCTGACGCAGGAGCCGCCCACGCAGGAAGCCACTCACTGGACGGTTCGTGCGATGGCAAAGGCTGTGGGGATTGCGGCGTCCTCAGTCGTCAAGATCTGGCATGAGCATGGTCTCGCACCCCATCGGTGGCGCAGCTTCAAACTATCGAACGACAAGGCTTTCGCCGAGAAGCTTCACGATGTGGTCGGTCTCTACGTCTCGCCGCCTGCCCATGCGATTGTCCTCTCCGTCGATGAGAAAAGTCAGATCCAGGCGCTGGATAGGACGCAGCCGGGTCTTCCCATGAAGAAGGGTCGTGCCGGCACGATGACCCATGATTACAAGCGCCACGGCACCACCACACTTTTTGCTGCCCTGAATGTTCTCGACGGCTCCGTCATCGGCCGCAACATGCAGCGCCACCGGCATCAGGAGTTCATCCGCTTCCTCAACACCATTGAGGCTCAGTTGCCGAAGGATAAGGCGGTTCACGTCATCCTGGACAACTACGCCACACACAAACAGCCCAAAGTCCGGGCCTGGTTGGCGCGCCATCCACGCTGGACCTTCCACTTCGTTCCGACATCCTGTTCCTGGTTGAACGCCGTCGAAGGTTTCTTCGCAAAACTCACCCGTCGTCGGCTGAGGAACGGTGTCTTTCATTCGGTCGTTGATCTTCAGGCAGCCATCAACCGCTTTATCAAAGAGCACAATGAAGAGCCGAAGCCCTTCATCTGGAAAGCAGACCCTGACGACATCATCGCAGCCGTCAGACGTGGGCACCAAGTGTTGGAATCAAACCACTAG